CCTCGACCAATAACGGTATCTTCAATAGCACCTCGGTCAATACAACTTCCAGCCCCGATATCAACATCATCCGCCAAAATAACACGACCTAATTGAGCTACCTTGATATAGCCTTGCGCCGTTCTCGCAAAACCAAACCCTTCAGCGCCAATAACCGCATTAGGATGCAAAACAACTCGCTTTCCTAATTGACACTCATAACGAACAGTCACCCCTGAAAAGAGATAACACTCCTCGCCCATCACTACATCACGCTCAATCACACACTGAGCATCGATATAACTACCTGCTCCAATATTGGCATTTTCTCCAATCACACTATAGGCACCGATAGTGACATTTTCACCAATGATAGCACTTTTGGCAATTACGGCTGTGGAATGAATCCCTTGAAAATTACGATAATCTTTTTGAAATAACTGTGTAACATAGGCCCATGCAGCATGGGTATTACCACAAACAATCGCAGGTTGCGTCACATGCTCAAAATTGCGCTCATCCACTAAGATAGCAGCGGCTTTTGTCGTTTCTAAATATTCACGGTAACGAGGGTTATGAAAAAAGGAGAGCGTTTGATCCTGACCATGTTGAATGGTAGAAAGCCCCATAATTTCAATAGCGCCATCTCCATGAAGCGTGACTTTTTCACCCTTACTCTGTAAATAATCAAGTACTTCCTGTAATGTCATCATCTACTCCTCATTATCTTGGACTAATGTCTGAAAGATTGGATCGGTCAGATATAGTGCTTCTTTTGCAAAAAGTAATCCCGATTCTAAAATTAGATCATAATCATAATCTTGGGCATACTGTAAAATTGCTGTATTAATCTCTCTTTGGAGTTTATATAACTCCTCATTTTTACGAAGATTAAATTCTTGACGGGTATCATTACTGATACGAACAAACTCCCGCTCTAAATTGACAATATTACGCTCAATTTCACGAATAGAAGCAGCTTCATCACCACTACTACTCATTAACTCACGGCGTAGACTCTCAATTTGATCGCGTTTTTTAAGGAGATACTGGTCCCGAGCAAAAAACTCCTCATTCAATAGAGAATAGATATCTTTTTCTTCAATATACTTCTCTAACAGAAGATTAATATCCACAACGCCAATCTTAAGCTCTTTAGCAAAAGCACTCGGAGTAAAAACAAGGAGAGCAGCAGTCAAAATAACTGCTGCTCCTTTTTTAAAAAGGTGATTAAACATCTCGCTCTTCACTATCAATTAGTAAGGAATACCAATAGAGAACTGGAATTTCTGCTCACGATCTCCATCTTTAGTATTAAATGGTTTTGCATAAGAGAATGCAAGTGGACCAA
The nucleotide sequence above comes from Ignatzschineria rhizosphaerae. Encoded proteins:
- the lpxD gene encoding UDP-3-O-(3-hydroxymyristoyl)glucosamine N-acyltransferase; the encoded protein is MMTLQEVLDYLQSKGEKVTLHGDGAIEIMGLSTIQHGQDQTLSFFHNPRYREYLETTKAAAILVDERNFEHVTQPAIVCGNTHAAWAYVTQLFQKDYRNFQGIHSTAVIAKSAIIGENVTIGAYSVIGENANIGAGSYIDAQCVIERDVVMGEECYLFSGVTVRYECQLGKRVVLHPNAVIGAEGFGFARTAQGYIKVAQLGRVILADDVDIGAGSCIDRGAIEDTVIGRGTKIDNHVQLGHNCIVGENTVIAGYTGIAGSTDIGNNVVIGGGVGMNGHMKIEDNVIVTGGTQVSQPLKAGKVYSSIPPVLENREWRYNSARIKRLGDLFDRVKALENQLKPNENK
- a CDS encoding OmpH family outer membrane protein — protein: MFNHLFKKGAAVILTAALLVFTPSAFAKELKIGVVDINLLLEKYIEEKDIYSLLNEEFFARDQYLLKKRDQIESLRRELMSSSGDEAASIREIERNIVNLEREFVRISNDTRQEFNLRKNEELYKLQREINTAILQYAQDYDYDLILESGLLFAKEALYLTDPIFQTLVQDNEE